The genomic region CCCAATCGGCGTACTGGATGGGCAGCGGCGGCAGCGCCGCCTCGGAACCCGCGCGCAGCGCCGAGTAGAGCGTGCGCAGCTCGGACCAGAGCACCTCGGTGGACCAGCGGTCCACCACGAGGTGGTGGACCACCAGCGCGAGCACGTGCTCCCGCGCGCCCAGCCGGAACAGGCTGCCGTGGATGAGCGGCCCGTGCTCCAGCGGCATGGGACGGCGCAGCAGCTCGCGGAGCGAGGTGTCCAGCCGCGAGGCGTGGTCCGCCTCCGCCCCGTGGGACAGGTCCTCCTCTTCCAGCGGGAAGGGGCCCGGAGGAAGGAAGGCCGCCCGAGCGCGCTCCGCGCCGTCCTGGAGGCGCAGGCGCAGGCCTTCGTGCCTCGCGAAGAGCCGGTCCAGCGACGCGCGCAGGGCGGCCACGTCGAGCGGCCCCGAGAGGCGGAAGACCACGGGCACATGGTGCAGCGCCATGCCGGGGGAGAGCCGCTCCAGGAAGAGCATGCGTTCCTGGGCGGAGGACAGGGGCAGGAGGCCGCCGCGCGGGAGCGCTGGGATGACGGAGGGCTCGGCGCCCTGGCGCGCCGTGGCGAGGGTGGCGGCGAGCTGCGCCACCGTCGGCTGGGTGAACACGGCCCGGAGCTTCAGCTCCGCGCCCCAGGTGGCGTGGATGCCGGCCAGCAGGCGAGTGGCCGCGAGCGAGTGGCCTCCGAGCGCGAAGAAGTCGTCCTCGACGCCCACCTCCGGCACGCCGAGCACCTCGGAGAAGAGCGCCGCCAGCCGTGCCTCCGTGGCATTGCGCGGCCCCAGGTAGGGCGTCTCGAGCAGTCGGGTGGAGCCGGGCCGGGGCAGGGCGGCGCGGTCCACCTTGCCGCTGGGCAGCAGCGGCAGTCGTTCAAGGAACTCCCACCCGGTGGGCACCATCTGCGACGGCAGGCGCTCGGCCAGGTGGCGCTGGAGCACGCGCGCCAGCCCCGCCCAGGCGCCCGCCTCGCGCCGGGGGACGACCCACGTCACCAGCCGGGGCTCGCCGCCCGCCTCCTTGTGCACCGCCACGAGCGCGCGCTGGACGAGCGGGTGGGCCTCCAGCGCGGCCTCGACCTAGCCCGGCTCGATGCGCAGCCCGCGAATCTTCACCTGGTGGTCGGAGCGGCCCAGCAGCTCGACGCTGCCGTCGGGAAGCCACCGCCCCAGGTCGCCCGTGCGGTACAGCCGCCAGCCCGGGTGGAAGGGGTCCGGCACGAAGCGCTCGGCGGTCAGGTCCGGCCGGCCGAGGTAGCCCCGCGCCAGCGACGGCCCTCCCAGGTACACTTCGCCCACCGTCCCCTCGGCAACGGGGTGCAGGTGCCCGTCGAGCAGCAGCATCAGCGCGCCGTCGATGGCATGCCCCACCGGGACGCAGTCCTCGTAGCGCCCATCGCGGCAGTCCCAATGGGTCAGGCTGATGGACGCCTCGGTCGGTCCGTAGGCCTGATAGAGCCCGGCGTCCAGGCGCTCGAAGAAGGCGCGCCGCAGCGCCGGCGTCAGCGCCTCGCCTCCGCAGATGACGTGCCGCAGGGGCAGCTCCGTGCCCGGAGGCAGTCCCTCCAGGAGCACCCCGAGCAACGAGGGGACGAAGTGCGCCACCGTGATGCGCTCGCGGCGCAGCACGTCCGGCAGATACGGGTGGACGCCCGCGCGGTCATGCTCCGAGGCCACCAGCCTCGCCCCGCGGACCAGCGGGAAGAGGAGCTCCCAGACGGAGATGTCGAACCCGACGGCGGCCGTCTGGAGGAGCGAGTCTCCGGGGCCGGCGGGGAAGGCCCGGAGCGACCAGGCCAGCCGGTTGTAGAAGCCCTCCACCGTCGAGAGCACGCCCTTGGGGCGCCCCGTCGTACCGGAGGTGTACATGATGTGGCAGACCGCGCCCCCCGGGGGCTCGGCTTCCGGCGTGGCCTCCTCCCGCGGCAACGGGAGCCCGTCCCCGTCGATGACGAGCACCTCCGCCGGGGCACTCGCGAAGGCATGGCGCCAGGCGGAGGACGTCAGCACCACCGGCGCGCCGGTATCTCTCAGGATGAACTGCGCGCGCTCCGCCGGAGTCTCCGGGTCCAGCGCCACGTAGGCGCCGCCGCTGCGCAGAACGGCCAGCAGCGCGACGACCAGCTCGCACGAGCGCTGGAGTCCCACGACGACCGGCGTCTCCCGCCGCACGCCCCGCCGCCGCAGCTCCCCGGCCAGGGCCTCCGACTCCTGCATCAGCGCGCGATAGGTGAGGTCGCGGTCTCCCGCCGTGACGGCAATGGCGTCCGGAGTGCGGCGGGCCCAGGCGAGGACGTCGTTCCAGAGCGAGCGCGGAGGGGTGAAGCGGCCGAGCCGGTCGCCCCAGTCCACGAGCACGCGCCGCCGCTCCTCCTTGTCGAGCAACTCCAGCCGGTCCAGCGGCGCCAGCGGCTCGCTCGCCGCCGAGGACAGCAGCGTGAGCAGGTGGCCCGCGATGCGTGCCAGGTGCTCGCGCGGATAGGGGCGCTCGCGCCCGGACTCCAGCCACAGCCGGGAGCCGTCCGCGCTCAGCGACAGGGACAGGGCCGCGTCCGGGGGGAGGGGCGCGGGCCCCTGCTCGACCTCCAGCGACACCACGACGGGGCACGACGTGGCGTGCTCGCGGAGCGCCGGCTCACGCCAGGGCATGTCCCGCGCGTACGGACGCCGCGACTCCACCTCGGCCAGCCGGGCCGCCACCTCCGCGAGCGCCGGCTCGAAGCCCGCCCCCGCGTTCAGGGCGACGGTGAGGGGGACATGCGAGACCAGTAGCGGCTCCAGCCCAAGGGCCGAGCGCCGCAGCTCCCTCGTGGACAGGCGCACCGACACGCTCTCCGTGTCGGATTGACGCCGCAGGTGCGCCAGCAGTGCCGTGAGCACCACCACGCGCGTGGAGTGGGCCCGGTGCTCCTGCCGGGGCACCTGCACCTCGACCCGCGCGGGCTCTCGCGGAGCCTCCGCCCGCGGCCCCTTCGGAGGAGGCACCACCGGGGGCTGCGTCTTCATGGCCGAGCCGAGCCGACGCAACCAGAAGGACTCTCCGGTGGGCTCCCCGTGGAAGCGGTCCACCGCCGCATACAGCTCCGGTGGGGGCAGCGGCAGCCTCGCGCCCGGCTTCAGCCCATGCCGCGCGGCCACCGCCTCGGCGGTGGCGGGCTGCCCATCCAACGACAGCAGCTCTCGCAGGCGCACCTGCCGGGTCGCCGTGGTGAGCGTGAGGCCCTCGGGCCCGACCGCCACCACCGTTCCCCCAGCGGACGCGGACGGCTCCTCGAGGACGTCCAGGGCGCGCACCACCAGCAGCTCGTCCCCCAGCAGCAGCCGCGGCACCCCGAAGGTGTTGCGGACCGTGGTGCCCAGCGTGTGCGCGCGGAAGGTGCGGTCCAGCTCCTCGGCGGACCCGGTGAAGCGCAGCAGCCCGGCGCCCGGCGGCTTGCTCGCCGCCCCGAAGTAGCTCCGGCGCGACGACTGCTGCGCCACGCGCCGCTCGGTGCCTGCCGACAGCTCCCCGACGAGCTCGCCGAACAGCCGCAGGGCCAGCTCGTGGCAGGTGACGTCCAGGTCCAGCGCCGTGTCCCGCTCGCCCACGGGGAACGTCGCCTGCTTGAGGATGTCACCCCCGTCGACCTCTTCCGTCATCACATGCCACGTGACGCCGTGCTCGCGCTCGCCGTTGAGCAGGGCCCAGGACGTCGCATGCACGCCCGCGTAGGCCGGCAGCGCGGCGTTGTGATAGTTGATGGCCAGGCGGCGCGGCAGCTCCAGCAAGGGCCGCTGGAGGATTCGGCCATTGATGATGCTGAACAGGTAGTCAATGTCCGCCATCGGCGACGACAGCTCGAGCTGGTGCGGATGCTCGAGCGCGGGCACCCCGCGCGAAGCCGCCCAGTCCCGGACCGCCGCACTCTCGGAAATGACTCCCTTCAGGACGTGCCCCGAGCCCAGCAGCAGCTCCGCGCATTTGATTGACAAGTCCCCTGTACCAACGACGAGGCTGCTGAGCGGGTTGGGCGTGCGCGATGACATGTTTGGGAAAGGCAACCGACTGAAGTTCGGCGGGCAACTTAGCTGGCCCGTAAATCATCGGTCCAGCCCGCCTTCAAACTAATTGCCACCTCTGCGGATGCTTTGGTGGAATCAATTTCGCCTCACTGTCGCAGTCCATTGGCGACCCTTGCCTGCTTGGAAGAATCCATCATGAGCAGTATGCCTGTCCCTGTCGCCGCTCAGCGCCCCGTCACCCATCACGTGCAGGGGCAAGCCCGCATCGACCCGTACGACTGGCTGCGCGACGCGAACTGGACCGAGGTGCTGCGGGAGCCCTCGCGCCTGTCCGCGGAGATCCGCGCCCACCTCGAGGCGGAGAATGCCTATGCGGAGTCCATGCTGGAGCCGGTGCGCGCCCTGCGAGCGCGCCTGCGCGCGGAGCTTCGGGCCCGCGTGGCGCAGGAGGACGCGTCCGTCCCCATTCCCGATGGCCCCTTCGAGTACTACCAGCGCTTCGCGCCCGGCCGGCAGTACCCGCTCCTCTGCCGGCGCGGTCCCGAGGGAGAAGCGCTCCTCTGCGACGTGACGGACGTGGCTGACGGGCGGCCCGGCTTCCGGCTCGTCAGTGCCCCGCATGGCCCCGAGCATACGTTGCTGGCCCTGGGCACCGATGACGGCTCGGGCCGCTGCACGGTGCGCATCCTGGACCTGCGCACCGGACAGGCGCTGCCGGAGCGGCTGGAAGGCACCGACGGCCAGCCGGTCTGGTGCGCCGACGGCCGCGGCCTGGTGTACGTGACGCTTGACGCGGAGCAGCGGCCGCACCAGGTGCGCCTGCACCGGCTCGGCACGGCCCAGGGCGACGACCGCCTGCTCTACGAGGAGCCGGACCCGGCCTTCTTCGCGGGCGTGTCGCGCAGCGGCAGCGGCCGCTTCATCCTGCTCACCTCGAGAGACCACACCACCTCGGAGGTCCGGCTCATCGACGCGGCCGCCCCCGAGTCCGGCCCGCGGCTGGTGGCGCCCCGTCAGCCCGGGGTCCACTACCTCGTCCAGGACCATGGCGACTCGCTGCTGGTGCTCCACAACCGGGGCGCGGCCGAGGACTTCGAGATTGCCCAGGCCCCGCTGGAGGCGCCGGGCCCCGAGCATTGGCGGCCGCTCGTACCGCACCGGCCCGGCAACCTGCTGCTGGACTGGGCCGTGAGGGAGCACCACCTGGTCCGGCTCGGGCTCGAGGACGGCATGCTGCGGCTCATCGTGCGCCGGTGGTCGGATGGCGACGAGCATGTGGTGGAGCTGGACGCCGATGAGCGCTTCGACGTGCGGCTCATTCCCGGGCCCGGCTACCGCTCCGGCCAGGTGCGCTTCGTCTGCAGCTCATTGTCCCTGCCGCCGCGCACCTATGACTATGAGCTGGAGCCCCGCGTGCGGCGGCTGCGCAAGGAGGAAGCCGTCCCTTCCGGCCATGACCCGGCCCGCTATGTCTGTCACCGGCTGGTGGCCACGTCTGCGGACGGCGAACGCGTGCCCATCACCCTGCTCCACCGCCGAGACCTGAACCGTGACGGCGGGGCGCCGCTGCTGCTGTATGGCTATGGGGCCTACGGTGTGCTCACCCAGGCGCGGTGGCGTCCGGAGGTGTTGAGCCTGGTGGACCGCGGCTTCGTCTACGCAATCGCTCACGTGCGGGGAGGGCGGGAACGCGGGCAGGCCTGGTACCGGGACGGTCGCGCCGGGCGGAAGGAGAACAGCTTCCACGACTTCATCGCGGCCGCGGAGCACCTCATCTCGGCTGGCTACTCCCGCCCGGGCCTCCTCACCTGCCACGGAGCCAGCGCAGGGGGCTTGCTCGTTGGGGTGGCCCTCAACCGGCGGCCGGCTCTCTTCCGCGCCGCGGTGGCGGAGGTCGGCTTCGTCGACGCCCTGGCCACCATGTGTGACGCCTCACTTCCGCTGACCCCGCGGGAGTGGCCCGAGTGGGGCAACCCGCTGGCCAGCCCGGAGGAGTACGCTGCCATGGCGGCCTGGTCCCCGGTGGACAACGTCGCGCCGCGCGCCTACCCGGCGGTGCTGGCCACCGCCGGGCTCACGGACCCGTACGTGGGCTACTGGGAGCCGGCCCGCTGGATTGCGCGGCTGCGCGAGGCCCAGCAGGCGGAGCAGCCCATGCTCTTGCTGACGCGGATGGACGCGGGGCACCTGGGAGCTGGAGGCCGCCTCGACAAGCTCGACGACATCGCGACCGCCTGGGCCTTCATCCTCCAGGCCTACGGGCTCACGGGCGAGTAGAGGGGCCGGTCCTCCGTGAGCCCCTCGCGCAGGTGCTGCAGGAACTCCTCCTCGCCTTCGCTCACCGGCCCCCAATAAGGCGTCGGGTTCACGTCGACGACATAGGGCAGCCCCTGCTCGTCGAGCACGAGGTCGACGGCCCCGTAGTCCAGGCAGAAGGCGTCCGCCATGGTGCGCGCGGCGCGCAGCACCGAGGCCGAGGGCTCCGGCAGGAGTGGCGCCAGCTGCGGGTCGTCCAGGAAGGGGCGCGAGACCAGGTAGTCGACGCGGTCCTCGCACTCGTTGATACGCCGCACGGTGTTCGTGGCCCGGCCGTGGCTGACGGAGACGCGGTAGCCCACGAAGTACACGCGGAAGAAGAGCCCCAGCCGGTTGTCGACGAAGCGCTCGATGACGAGGTCCGGGCTGGTCCACCAATCCGCGGGCACGAGCTCTCGCGGCAGCACCGGATACTCGGGGAAGTTGACGATGGGCGACGGTGCGTAGGGTGGGTAGCCGAGCAGCTCCCGCTCCTCGGGGCGCAGCAACTTCTCTGGGCGGCCGTGGGCGTTGAAGTTGTTCTTCACCATGACGCGCTCCTCGCGCGCTCCCTCCCGTGGGGCCAGCGTGCAGGGGAGACCGAGCCGGCGGTTCATCTCATGGACGGCGCGCTTGGTGATGTCCTGGATGCGTCCGTTCCACACGGTGAAGCCCCGTGCCTCCAGCGCGGTCACAACCGAAGCGCGGTCGCGTGGGAGCCGCTCCGGAAAGCTCAGGTTCACATTGAAGAGAACCATGTCTGCCGGTGCCGCGTGCCGCTGGACACGCGCGAGGAGGGTATCGGCGTCCTCGGAGGCATTCAGGAGCAGCGGTTCGCTTCCTTCAGTCAGCACCTGGACGAGGTAACGTTCCCAGGCATTCCAATCACAGACGAGATTCACGTTTCCTCAATTGCCCATCCACGGTGGAGTGACGCCGTCCGGCGACTCGCCCTGGAGTTGTGCTGCTGTTTGCATGCTCGGGAATCATCCGTCGCACCTGGGAGGTGAAGCCGCCCACTGGCGCACCACAACTCCGCTCGAGAGCTGACGCCGGGGGACCACGCACCCGGTATGAGCCAGGCGCGTGGCCTTACCACCTGAGGCACTAGTTCAGCATGGACTGGCGCTGCGTCATCGTCTGAAGCTTGTACTGAAGCGCAAAGAACTGGTCCCGCATCTCCAGCAGGTTCATGGCGGCGCCATTGCTCTGCTTCTTCGGCAGCAGGTTCATGGCAGCGCCGTTGCTCTGCTTCTTCGGCAGCAGGTTCATGGCAGCGCCGTTGCTCTGCTTCTTCGGCAGCAGGTTCATGGCGGCGCCATTGCTCTGCTTCTTCGGCAGCAGGTTCATGGCAGCGCCGTTGCTCTGCTTCTTCGGCAGCAGGTTCATGGCAGCGCCGTTGCTCTGCTTCTTCGGCAGCAGGTTCATGGCAGCGCCGTTGCTCTGCTTCTTCGGCAGCAGGTTCATGGCGGCGCCATTGCTCTGCTTCTTCGGCAGCAGGTTCATGGCGGCGCCGTTGCTCTGCTTCTTCGGCAGCAGGTTCATGGCGGCGCCGTTGCTCTGCTTCTTCGGCAGCAGGTTCATGGCAGCGCCGTTGCTCTGCTTCTTCGGCAGCAGGTTCATGGCGGCGCCATTGCTCTGCTTCTTCGGCAGCAGGTTCATGGCAGCGCCGTTGCTCTGCTTCTTCGGCAGCAGGTTCATGGCAGCGCCATTGCTCTGCTTCTTCGGCATCAGGTTCATGGCAGCGCCATTGCTCTGCTTCTTCGGCAGCAGGTTCATGGCGGCGCCGTTGCTCTGCTTCTTCGGCAGCAGGTTCATGGCGGCGCCGTTGCTCTGCTTCTTCGGCAGCAGGTTCATGGCGGCGCCGTTGCTCTGCTTCTTCGGCAGCAGGTTCATGGCAGCGCCATTGCTCTGCTTCTTCGGCATCAGGTTCATGACGGCGCCGTTGCTCTGCTTCTTCGGCAGCAGGTTCATGGCAGCGCCGTTGCTCTGCTTCTTCGGCATCAGGTTCATGACGGCGCCAAGGGACTGCCCGGACTCAACGATCGAGACATCACTTCTCATTGACCACGCTCCTTGTTGTGAGGCAGATGGAATCAGATCCATAATGCCAGTGAGAGACCTCTTTGCAAGCGGTACGCTGGGTCAACTCAGATCGCCACGCGCCTCCTGCGCCATTGGGGTATTCACAGAGGGTCGCGCTGTGAAGTTCGCGGCGGGATGCCATCAGCGGGCCCCCTCAAACCGCTCTGACAACCCGGGAGGGTCTTCGTGAAGTCCTTTGGTTTCGTCATCACGGAGCATGAGGGCCACCTCAACTCCACACTCTCGCTGGCGCGGATGCTGACCGCCCGAGGGCACCGGGTCTGCTACCTCGAAAGCAGCGACGGGGTGGGGGAATTTGTCCGACGCCAGGGGTTCTCATCCGTCGCAGCCCCGTTCCTACGTGACGCGCCTCGTCAGCCGCCCCCCAAGGGGCTCGGACCCATCGCGAGGTTGCGTCACGTGCGTCAGGCGGGCCGTGAGCGCATGCGCTCGCTCGAAGATATTCCCGGCCAGGTGGAGACGCTGCTGGGGCAGTTCCGGCCTGACCTGCTCGTCTTCGACCCATTCATCCTATGGCACTACATTCCGTTCTGGCGGCACCGAATCCCGGCGGTGGTGCTGAGCACCAAGCCGCTGCTGGACGAAGACCCGCTCGTTCCTCCCTACACCTCCGATGTCATCCCGGGCCCCTCCACCGCGCGCAGGCTCGCGGTGAGGCTCGCGTGGTGGCGCACGCGAGCGGAGTACCGCCGCTACCGGCTGTCGGCGCGCCTGTCGCGACTCGTCACGGGACATGGGACGATGAAGGAAGTGGAGCAGCTGGCCCGTCAGGCCGGCTTCCCGTTGGAGCAGGAGTGGGCCACGCGCCCGCTGGCGTTCGACTTCGCCCTGCGGAGCGTTCCGGAAGTCGTGCTGCACTCACGCGCCTACGACTTTCCCCGCGAGCGTCCGCTGCGCTCCAACGTGCACTATGTGGGGCCCTGCGTGGACCAGACACGGAAGGAGAGCGACTTCGACTGGTCCACCCTCGAGCTGCGCCCGCGGCTGCTGCTGTGCTCGCTGGGCACGGTGCGGCAGGGACGCGACGCGGTCGGCATCGCCTTCCTCCGCCGGGTCATCGAAACGTTCAAGGATGCGCCGGACTTCTCGCTCATCGTCTCCGCGGGTGACGCCCAGCTCGCGGAGCAGCTTCAGCCTCCCGGAGTCCGGCACGTGCGGGTGGTTCGCTCCGTCCCCCAGCTCCAGGTGTTGCAGCGCTGTACCGCGATGATCACCCACGGCGGTTCGAGCTCCGTCAAGGAGTGCATCCTGTCCGGCGTGCCGATGCTCGTGTACCCGCTGCGTGCGGATCAGCCCGGCCACTCGGCGCGCGTCGTCTACCACGGCCTGGGCCTGCGCGGCTCCGTGAAGGACGACGACAGCGCGACCATCCGCGCCAACGTCGAGCGGCTGCTGGCCGACCCGCACATTCCCCAGCGGCTGGCGACGATGCGGAGCCGGTTCTTGGAGGACGCGGAGGCCCCCGTCCGCTGTCTGGAGTCCTACGCGGGCTTGCGCTGAGCGGCCGTGGCGCGGCCGTCCTCCTCGAGGAGCCGGGTGAGCTGCGCCATGCGCTGTCGGCCGATTCGACTGGAAATCTCTCCCACGATGCGTGGGGTGATTCTCGCGAGCGTGTGCAGGCCGTCCGACAGGGGATAGGCGCCGAGCGTCGGCGGGCCCAGGGTGAAGAATCCGCAAGGCCCGGGGGGCGGCTCGGCCGGCTCGCCGAAGGGGCCGCCCACGGGGATTTCACACGTCGCCAGGTCGATGTGAACGCCCCCGGCATTGTAGAAGTAGCTCCCCCCGCGCTCGACGATGCGGGGCGCGCGCCTCGGGTCCTCCAGGGCGGCCCTGGCCAGGTCCGGCTCCAGGAACGGCACGAGCCGCGGGTGGAGCAGCCCCCGCTTGAAGAGGTTGCGCAGCAGCGGGTCCTCGGCCTCTTCCGCGTTGGGGCGCTGGCCGGTCGCCTGGACCAGCAGGTCGGCGCTCACGGTGCGCCTGTCCCCCGTGACGCTCGAGAATTGGACGCGGGGGCGCCCGCCGTCGTCGTCGATGCGGTAGTCCTCCCCCAGCCGCAGCAGCGACAGGAGCCCGGCACGTCGCAGCGCGATGAGCCGCTCGGCGTTGGCCAGGTTCATGGGCCGCAGATAGGCCAGCGCCAGCGTTCCGTGCCGGTCCAGCAGCTCGCGGTCCTCTCCCGGGTACAACGCGTAACAGTCCCGGAACATCTCGGTCTTCTGCCACAGCAGTGCCTGCCAGGGGATGAACCGCTGCTGCGCGAAGCTGGCGGAGGCCTCCCGGAAGTCTCGCTCGAAGCGGCTCAGCCCACGCCCGTCTCCCAGCGTGCACGCGAGCGCATCCAGGGCGCTGGCGGCATCCGGCTCACCCGCCCACCCCCGGGCGTCCGCCTGGGACAGCGCGCCCGACTCGCGCAGGTCCATCACCAGCAGGGCATGCACCTGGTCGAGCCGGATGAAGCCGTCCTGCTCCGTGGCGAGCTGCTCCAGCGTCTCCCAGGTGAAGTGGTGGTCATAATGCTGGCTGCCCAGCGGGTCTCCAAAGCCGAGGCTGATGCCATGGCCGGCCACCTTCGGCAGCCAGCCGCCGCGCGCCATCATCGTGAAGGTCGGCGGGCGCGCGTGCCCGGGCACGTAATGGAGCACGCCCCCATGTCGCTCGAAGGCGCCATGCGCCACGGCGACGGAGACGACTGCGTCGGTGGCCGTCAGGCTGGCTCCTAGCAGCGCGATGTGCTCGCCGGGGGACACCGCCTGCTGCAGCGCCGCGGCGGGCCAGCAACTGGGAAGGTAGCGCGACGGGTGCAACCGCTCGGAGCGCGTCTCCCAGTGGCCGCTGGCCAGGATGGCGAAGTCGGCGGGTACGTGCGTTCCGTCCGACAGCGACAGGGTGAAGGTCCCATCCGGGTGCCGCTCCATGTCCGTCACGCGCGTGCCCGGCCGGAGCTGGACATCCACGCCAGCGCCGCGCAGCTCCGCCACGTGCTGGTGGAGCTCGGCCCGGAGCTGCTGCCCCTTGTCGAGCCGGCTCACGCCCTGGTTGGCCGCCAGGTTGTGGATGGGCAGGTTGAGGTCCGCGTGGTATGGCATCCCGACCCCGAGCTCCGCGCCCGCCTCCACCACGAGGATGGAGGCCGGCAGGAACGGGATGCTGTCGGCACACAGCCTGGCCAAGGCCTTGAGCAGGTACATCGCCGCGGGCCCGCCGCCAATGATGACCAACGTCTCGCGTACTTCAACCCTGGGGTCCACGGTCGCCATGGTCGGAGGTGCTCAGCAGCGGGAGGACTTGGCGCGGGCGGCGGGCATCAGGCGCTCCACCAGTAGGACCACTTGAGCAGCACCACATCGGTCGCGGGACCAGGCCCGAGCCGCTCGGGCAGCAGGGTCCTGGGGGGGGAGCGGTCCTCCAGGAAGGGCGCGCTGGTCCGGGCGTGCGTGTAGACGAGGTAGAACATCGAGCCCAGGCGGTACTCCCACCGCAGCACGGCGTTGAGGTTGAGCTGGGTGTCCTGCACGTCCGGCAGCGACCCGGTGTAGTCGAGCGGCGCCAGGCTGCCGAGCCGGATGCGCCCGCCGTCGGGCGCGGCCTGGGTGAAGTTCGAGTACCGCTCGTAGGAGGTGAAGAGCTGGGCGAAGGCCTGCAGCGTGATTTGTGGGGTGAAGACGACCGTCTGCCGTAGCGTCATGCTGATGTAGTTGGACTGGAGATCGCCGAAAAGGTACGCGCCGTCGGTCAGCTCATCCACCCAGCGGGGGCCGTTCTCGGTGCGGTCATTCTCCACCGCCAGGGTGGTGGTGAAGCTGGGCGACGGCTGGAACAGCAGGTTGCCGCCCAGCGTCCACCCGAGCCCGCCCGTGCTGGCGCCGCGCGAGAACCGGTAGCCCGCGGCCGTGTAGACGCCGCCCGACAGCATGCGGCTGCGGTTGGTCCGCGTGGAGATGACGCCGTAGACGCGCGGGGGGCGCTCGAACGCCACCCCCGACCGGGCGATTTCCCGCACGTCGTTGACGTCCTGCTCGAAGCCCGCGTTGACGCCGACGAACTGGAAGTTGGGCAGCGTCATCGAGCCACCGACGGTCGTTCCCGCGGTGCGTATCAGCCCCCGGCCGTCCGTCGTCCAGCTCGTGAAGCCATTCAGGTCCATACGGGCCGACAGCAGGGACCCCATCCCGTTGGGGCGCACGTAGGAAACGCCCACGTCCGCGCGCTGCTCGTTCTGGGTTCGCAGGAAGCCGGTGGCATTGAGCTCCAGCTTCGGCGAGGCGTAGCGGTACGCGGTGTTGAAGCGCCAGGGCCCACCGCC from Pyxidicoccus trucidator harbors:
- a CDS encoding amino acid adenylation domain-containing protein, with product MSIKCAELLLGSGHVLKGVISESAAVRDWAASRGVPALEHPHQLELSSPMADIDYLFSIINGRILQRPLLELPRRLAINYHNAALPAYAGVHATSWALLNGEREHGVTWHVMTEEVDGGDILKQATFPVGERDTALDLDVTCHELALRLFGELVGELSAGTERRVAQQSSRRSYFGAASKPPGAGLLRFTGSAEELDRTFRAHTLGTTVRNTFGVPRLLLGDELLVVRALDVLEEPSASAGGTVVAVGPEGLTLTTATRQVRLRELLSLDGQPATAEAVAARHGLKPGARLPLPPPELYAAVDRFHGEPTGESFWLRRLGSAMKTQPPVVPPPKGPRAEAPREPARVEVQVPRQEHRAHSTRVVVLTALLAHLRRQSDTESVSVRLSTRELRRSALGLEPLLVSHVPLTVALNAGAGFEPALAEVAARLAEVESRRPYARDMPWREPALREHATSCPVVVSLEVEQGPAPLPPDAALSLSLSADGSRLWLESGRERPYPREHLARIAGHLLTLLSSAASEPLAPLDRLELLDKEERRRVLVDWGDRLGRFTPPRSLWNDVLAWARRTPDAIAVTAGDRDLTYRALMQESEALAGELRRRGVRRETPVVVGLQRSCELVVALLAVLRSGGAYVALDPETPAERAQFILRDTGAPVVLTSSAWRHAFASAPAEVLVIDGDGLPLPREEATPEAEPPGGAVCHIMYTSGTTGRPKGVLSTVEGFYNRLAWSLRAFPAGPGDSLLQTAAVGFDISVWELLFPLVRGARLVASEHDRAGVHPYLPDVLRRERITVAHFVPSLLGVLLEGLPPGTELPLRHVICGGEALTPALRRAFFERLDAGLYQAYGPTEASISLTHWDCRDGRYEDCVPVGHAIDGALMLLLDGHLHPVAEGTVGEVYLGGPSLARGYLGRPDLTAERFVPDPFHPGWRLYRTGDLGRWLPDGSVELLGRSDHQVKIRGLRIEPG
- a CDS encoding S9 family peptidase, coding for MSSMPVPVAAQRPVTHHVQGQARIDPYDWLRDANWTEVLREPSRLSAEIRAHLEAENAYAESMLEPVRALRARLRAELRARVAQEDASVPIPDGPFEYYQRFAPGRQYPLLCRRGPEGEALLCDVTDVADGRPGFRLVSAPHGPEHTLLALGTDDGSGRCTVRILDLRTGQALPERLEGTDGQPVWCADGRGLVYVTLDAEQRPHQVRLHRLGTAQGDDRLLYEEPDPAFFAGVSRSGSGRFILLTSRDHTTSEVRLIDAAAPESGPRLVAPRQPGVHYLVQDHGDSLLVLHNRGAAEDFEIAQAPLEAPGPEHWRPLVPHRPGNLLLDWAVREHHLVRLGLEDGMLRLIVRRWSDGDEHVVELDADERFDVRLIPGPGYRSGQVRFVCSSLSLPPRTYDYELEPRVRRLRKEEAVPSGHDPARYVCHRLVATSADGERVPITLLHRRDLNRDGGAPLLLYGYGAYGVLTQARWRPEVLSLVDRGFVYAIAHVRGGRERGQAWYRDGRAGRKENSFHDFIAAAEHLISAGYSRPGLLTCHGASAGGLLVGVALNRRPALFRAAVAEVGFVDALATMCDASLPLTPREWPEWGNPLASPEEYAAMAAWSPVDNVAPRAYPAVLATAGLTDPYVGYWEPARWIARLREAQQAEQPMLLLTRMDAGHLGAGGRLDKLDDIATAWAFILQAYGLTGE
- a CDS encoding glycosyltransferase, producing MRSLEDIPGQVETLLGQFRPDLLVFDPFILWHYIPFWRHRIPAVVLSTKPLLDEDPLVPPYTSDVIPGPSTARRLAVRLAWWRTRAEYRRYRLSARLSRLVTGHGTMKEVEQLARQAGFPLEQEWATRPLAFDFALRSVPEVVLHSRAYDFPRERPLRSNVHYVGPCVDQTRKESDFDWSTLELRPRLLLCSLGTVRQGRDAVGIAFLRRVIETFKDAPDFSLIVSAGDAQLAEQLQPPGVRHVRVVRSVPQLQVLQRCTAMITHGGSSSVKECILSGVPMLVYPLRADQPGHSARVVYHGLGLRGSVKDDDSATIRANVERLLADPHIPQRLATMRSRFLEDAEAPVRCLESYAGLR
- a CDS encoding FAD/NAD(P)-binding protein → MATVDPRVEVRETLVIIGGGPAAMYLLKALARLCADSIPFLPASILVVEAGAELGVGMPYHADLNLPIHNLAANQGVSRLDKGQQLRAELHQHVAELRGAGVDVQLRPGTRVTDMERHPDGTFTLSLSDGTHVPADFAILASGHWETRSERLHPSRYLPSCWPAAALQQAVSPGEHIALLGASLTATDAVVSVAVAHGAFERHGGVLHYVPGHARPPTFTMMARGGWLPKVAGHGISLGFGDPLGSQHYDHHFTWETLEQLATEQDGFIRLDQVHALLVMDLRESGALSQADARGWAGEPDAASALDALACTLGDGRGLSRFERDFREASASFAQQRFIPWQALLWQKTEMFRDCYALYPGEDRELLDRHGTLALAYLRPMNLANAERLIALRRAGLLSLLRLGEDYRIDDDGGRPRVQFSSVTGDRRTVSADLLVQATGQRPNAEEAEDPLLRNLFKRGLLHPRLVPFLEPDLARAALEDPRRAPRIVERGGSYFYNAGGVHIDLATCEIPVGGPFGEPAEPPPGPCGFFTLGPPTLGAYPLSDGLHTLARITPRIVGEISSRIGRQRMAQLTRLLEEDGRATAAQRKPA